Below is a genomic region from Alosa sapidissima isolate fAloSap1 chromosome 19, fAloSap1.pri, whole genome shotgun sequence.
ccggcccgcgtcctgcccaattccggcccgcgacgtatgacaaaataataatgtaattcggcccttgaggctattaattgcgacaaacaacgatactgattaaaatagacgatagatccaggtacggtgacatctcatttgtaggcctactctgctcacctatgtgcaagacatccagagcttgattcaaacccaaaatcgctgcgcaaagttttcaggaaatacttgtatcacatgcgagaaacacaaagacgtgcatttgtaatgacgcggaagcgatgcaggccatagtgttgcagaaattgaagcagaaattaagcagaaatagccaggcctacaccaaatgttgaaaaacgttcacgtgtgatgaagtcttatgtaagctatgttattcccCTACTcctccttttggagattatgatcgatcgtctatgactgatagtcacggtgcgtctgtgaatggaggtgcgtgtatacaacggtgtccactaagcataccatgcttgtttcgaccctctgcccatacatagcttggaggttgcagtggtaatcgtgatgatagtgtccgtaatggatgtggtacagacagcagggctagtagaaatagggctctaaagaactacaaagtcacccgcaatatgatgcgaacttctgggtactgcagattacccgcgataggaactgtttgaccaaaatactttattgtaggcctatattgtagtaatctattactaaaccacaacatcttaggtgttggtatacatcttaggtgtttttctgttaatttgttaatatgaaaaaaggaaagtaaacctgcttacatatgttcatccagtatttactgaaaggtgcataatttgaggtgcttgccatccagtgacaaattagatgggtaaatttacccccttcataaacttttgttttactcaaagatttttacatttacagtataactttatctctgaccactttcaagccatggccttttaaattttgatataaaaatccaatggtgttgctttcttaaccctgatgcctagtttgccaggtttaaaaaagttatgagaggaaatatttttatttggtgtgaaagacacacacatacctgttttttatgtttttcatttattttataatttgtattaatatttattgtatcattattttatttataagctaaggttgctagcacaggtgtctaaaactagataaaaacacttgcactttctgtttgcagttttgtgtggtatttgaaaaaaagaacattgcattttcagaaatagccggccctccaatcaaatgacgttggcagaattggcccccagctcatttgagtttgagacccctgctctagatctaaatgcccatcagtctcaacatttaactatataataaaagtcaaaaagtaaattaaatctcataccaaaaccgaaaatcgtctgcgtttgatagcctggtatgccgctccaaacaaaacccatgtctcacaataacgtagaaaaggtctgcctcgaataagcctacctcaaataaatacctgtgctttgcgcagcctaagtaaatagcagacgccggacatagatagatagatagatagatagatagatactttattgatcctcaaggggaaattcacataatttaggatttacggaaagtatgccatcatacgatgttggacgcctggcgatgctctggccgtctactgtgcctgacaccgctgcctcatttggatggtaactccacaggtgagcgcgaagattggatgtcgtggatgcgcaagtaaactgtttttttgCTGAGTCCGCAGACAACATTCTCTTTAACGGTTACTTCaccatctgcggtgtacaactctaagtaaagacaccacattttagacgagttggggacgtaattgtccgctcaggctgaccgttctgtgcgttatcttcaatactatcttcaataatattgaatatcttcaatattattttcaaaacagggtggctattgagggctctggctccagtcattattgtggctactggctattattggcttgatttggtcatgggccAACGCTAGAATACGTTTAGAGCAGAGATGGCATCTCCGctgagatggcaaacaataaaataaaaaacaaaccaatcctagactgtaaaaatgcgctacacttggcactaaaaaccgaatagtttatttatagttcgactacggatatttcacgtcatgttcgaatgcatatttgcagcaggacagcaggcagaccgctcttagttagagccgctgttatccaatgaaattaagttgcgCTTCAGGGCGACTTCACTCGGACTCCATGCGCGTTCCcgagcaactttttcttcttcttgttatgaGGCAAGGACTTTATGTGCATTATTGCCACCCTCTTactggaggacgactctctttttacagaatatccaataaaaatcgacgttggtccatgcgtcatttccagctttgtaacttggcgcatagacctctccagaataagtcccgcctcctaacttccgtatccatccaaccttcggtagtcaaatgtctatgggaaataacatggcgtttggaaagatcgtacctgtcaaactctgtaggtgacaaagtagaaaaagctgctgggcagattgacctacacacttctgccatgtagtttccactggatttttttattttcggtgccgtttaaatagtatagtctatagtatactacttaaacggcaccgacaataaAAACCTTGGAGGGGTGGGTGTGAGGTCTTAGGATGGATATGGGCTTGGGGTAAAGGAATCCGTTTGTTGTACTTCATTCTCATTTAGACTCGTGTACACTATGGCACTCTTACTTTCaataatattaatacaaattacaGTCCAGAAATTTTCAGCTAGAGGACTATACCTCTGACTTTTGACAAAGTTAATTGAACCACAGATTGTACCTTAAACCTGATTCCAAAAGTTTTACTGGGGACATTGTTGCAGGTTAGGTTCTTATTTAGCCCCGACAAATGGCCCAGATATAACATGTTTATGGCCCAGATATAACATGTTTCCACAGGGTAAAATAAAAACTATGATGGTGAGCAGGACAATGATAGCTTAGGTTAAATTTCTACCAGGATCAGGTGTATACCCTGCATCCATGTTACTTGTGCAGTACCTAGCATCTTCACATGATGCTGTAAAGCgcacaaaactagatgtaccacagagcggtacaaaatatgactgccgcccagccacattttttccacaaaaataagtcacgtttgtcaaattgtgttcatttcctactttgttccttttttgtgtttgtacttgagtgtgtgcagagtgtggttgtttgtgtatatgtgtgcttctgtgtgtgtttattgagtgtgtgtgtgtgtgtgtgcctgcatgtcagttttgtgtgtgtgttgtgctattCAACCACTTTACCAATAACCTAGCCCATCTGTTACAATAATGCATACAGAACTGGTTCCttctttcaaaatactgtaggggACTAGTGAATCACCATaatttaacaatgttaacaaacatCAAATGTAAAGTATataccacctactctttgcgataagtgccatgggatctttaacaaccatggtgagtcaggaactcaatttaacattcatgcaaaggaaaacatctcctgcagtacagtgtccctgtcactgcaataggacattgggattgtTATTTGTTTGgaggcttttggccacagggaagagtgccacctactggacagCAAACAAACCCCACTTCAGGCAGGAACCTACCCTcccaaggaggtttcttatccaagtactaactaagcctgcttagcttcagtaattcagcaaagtcagggtatctgctggtcttgctgctggctaaaacaaaaggtgaagggcatatatgattctaactgtctcactgaattgcattatgcacacaatTCTCattggtatctgctagacaagtaccaaaacatgattagttcatagatttcacatgtaaaatacattttatacaaccccacccccgtcttccctgttcataattctgagaaattcttgaattgtgtgcgtgtacatgtttatgtgtgtgtgtgtgtgtgtgtgcgcgtgcatgtgcttgtgtgtgtgcatgtgcatgcatgcgtacatatgtctactgtgtgtgtgtttatgtgtcatatgtatgattactgtgtgtgcatgtgtatctgtttatgcacatgtgtgcatatggaatgggttaacgtGGCccttggaggcaaacatacgcaaaaaattggtcatcctaggccctacggttctcaagatattcacagaaaactctgtacagtcactaaatgtacacataaatgaatttattgtatggccccgcatgtaagtccacgaaacttggcatgcattcagagggtgtcataatgatcctacactttcaatttcgtgcagttttgaccatgtcagcaagagatattgtgattacaacacattttttgctttttcatttttaactaggtggcgctatacatgaaatgagtggttattgGATGGGTTGAcgtggccccttaagaccaacatacaaaaaaaggtggtcctcctaggccctacggttctagatattcacaaaaaactgtgtccggccacctacaggccagttggtgtaaagtaacaaattaatttattgtatggccccccatgaacggaattccaaacttggtgtgcatttaggtgtcataatgatcctacacttccaattttgtgcagttgtgcgcaactaaacctatatgaccgcttcgctgcgcTTCCGCTTCGCTGCGGTTATAATAATCTTTTGCACAGAAGACACTATGGTGCCCATTGCTggcgttttattttatttggtaCAAGGCCTTCCTACTTGTGCTGAGCGCAGtatacagtgtaatgacatgacCTACAGCTAGCAAACCTTCCCATAAACTTGTGGAAATGTACCTGACCTTAAAAGCCAAGCCATACCCCAACCATGACCAAAACAAAAGCAAGTTTTCACTTTCACTCCAGCACTTCACTATCTCTAATCCTGCAATAAATATTTACAACATGATCTTATCTGATACTGATGTGATTCTTAGAGGAAGGGTTGAAGGTGATTTCTCACATAGATCTTCATTTCTCAAGGTCATCAAGTACTGTCGATATGAAATGAAACATAACATAAAAACAAATCTGGGGGATTTTAAAATTgaatgtagcactgtagctgcctggcttctCTAGCTGTTGgatgcagcaactcgagctaggtagcaccgatttttgttcattttatttcataccgacagtactccaGACCACCTCCAGAAACAGAGATCTGAATCAGAAACAGATTTTCAAAGCAATGCAAGTTTATTACAACGTTTCATACACAGGcgtaattcaatgtgctttacataaacaaaagcaaagataCAAGTGCAATAGTTAAAATAGTATGTAAAAATAAAGAAcatataataattaaaaaatcagttagcagaaagcatctgagaacagtttggttttCAGAGTCTAGACTAGTACTGGCTACAGCTGGGGCACTTCAGTTCCTTAAATACTGAAGTTTACATCATCAAAGGTTTTCTCAGAAGCCTAAATACAAACAGCATGGAGAGTATTTCTGAAACGTATAGAGCCACATTGTTTTCGTCACAACTTCTAGGAATACATGCTAAGATGCATCCActgcaacagaaaaaaaaatacagtaaaTATGAGTATCATTTCCACCACAATTAGAAAAAGTCAAATGTCATCAATATTTATGGCTATTGTGTTTTAAATGACAAAGTCAATGAAGaaatagacaacatatcagtCTACATGACTACACTGGTCTGATGACAAACATGATTCATTCAAAAACTTAACTTCAAACTGTCAAACCTTTTTCAAACAATCAGATTGAGTGAAAATTGATAGATTGAAATAAAGACATACAAGTATGTATAATATTATgtaacatattacagtatgtagaTTATACAGAGCAATGTTAAAAGTTGAACTTCAAATATTTCTTTTTGTGATATGTTCTTCAATTAAAGTCTAATTAAGATGAAAGTGGAATGTGAATAAGGACTAAAAAGCCAAATGATGTCACCTCATGCGCCTGCAGATAGATTCCCTTCCCATCTGACAGCTTTTCGAAGACCTCTATGGTAAAATAGAAGGCAGTTTAAACAACAGCAGTGTTCTCACAAAACAGACAACATAACTAGGTTATCATATCATAAGTGTCAGTTTGATTTTGGATGGTTTTCAGTGAATATCCAATCAATCGTAACATAATTTCATCTTGCTTTTAGAATGTGGAATGcaggtgtgtatctgtgtgtgcctaACCACAAATGATGTTTCCTCACAGGAAAAATAAAGTTATCTTGATTTGACTTGTACTGAGAAAAGCAGTGCTTATTTATCATAAAGCATAACATGGGTATTGCAGCCAACATCATGCTATCTCAAATCCTTCTCAATCCCAAGGCTCCATCCGGTAAGTCTTTTCTTAAAACTGAGTCTGTGTGAATGTCATTACTGGGATAGATGAGATGGACAGCATTCTGGTGCTTACTGGACATGCACTCCAAGCGCAGCATGAGTGACACAAAGCTCTCCAGCGTTAAGTTTCCTTTTGAGCCATAGCGCAAAGCCATGAGGTTCAGCATGCTATCGCTAATCTGCATACCTGCAAACAGAGACACACTATTGACACAGCTCTCCCAACACTGAGACTGagccaaatgtattttttttttcatacctGCGGCAATCATAGCATTCCTCAGTTCACTAAGGGACAAGTCGCCGGTCCTTGAGATGTCAGTGCGGTAAAAGATTTCCTATCAACGACAGTTGAGTTTCTTTTATAAAACCGTGTACTCAAAAGGCTTGGTATTTCAAGAcaacagagaacagagaggatCATTCACCCTGTATGTGGCCACTCGGTCCCACAGTCGAAGGAATTCATGGCGATTAAGGTGGCCCGTGACAGAGAGCTTCAAGTGCATTAAGGAAGATACCACATCATTACCTCATTACGTGATGAAATAGAATATTCAACATTCAATTATCACTTTTCTACATGATTTCTATGATTTGTCTGGGAAGGGCAATAAAGGCTAGGATACGTCCATCAAGGCAACCATACTGCGACAGGTATCCAGGCCAAAGCCTGAGGAGTTGCCTGAAAGTACAGATAAAGACCAAGACAGATAATTTGTGTTAGACAAAATGAAACTAAAAGTTAGAGCAAGCAGTATTGCTTACATAACTCTTCTGTTGCTTTGTGTGCAAAACACTGACAGAATCCACTTTAAACAGGCTAGTGAATACATTGTCTATTGGATCAGATGCTGCAAGAACAACTGCTTTTGGTACaaggtgtgtctctgtgtgtgtctgtctgtctgcgaaATGAGATCTCACCTTGAAGAAGGTTCTCATTCAGAAGCCTCTGTAGCTGCTCTGCATCCACTTCTTCATACTTTTTATGACGGTGAATAGCAATACTCAGTATTCAATATGAAACATTTCACTTTTAACAAGTTTATAATTTTCAATAAATTACCTGGTCTGTGTACTTCTGGAATAAGGTAACCTTGGAGTTGTTGTCATTTAGTTTGTCAGTAGGACTGGGCTGAAGTACAAGCAGATGATAACAAATGTTTGGTCAATGCTTATGAGCAGTATATATTATCAAAGACTAGTGTATCTTAGTTTACCTTCGTAATCGTCCAACTGTCAATGGATTTTTCACTGAAAGTAGGCCATAATGAATGAACAGAAATCAATGTGGATCAAATGGtagtaatataattgacaaacATCAAAATCACAGATGCAGTAAAGCACTTACTCAAGATGGCTGTCTGTCTTGGAGAATGTGGACAGGATGAAGGAGGCCGTCTCATTTGGGTTGAAAGTGGACGGGACAATGATATACTCGCCTGGGTCCAATCTGAAGAACTCCATGACCTCTCGAGCATTCAGGAAGCTTTTGGATGAAGCTTCAGGCTTCCTCATGAAAAACTCTGCAGGAAACTTCCCCACTCTGCCTTTGTACTGAAGCAAAATGGCATTGTCTAAATGATAGACCCCCCTCCCCAACCTCTTCCTCCCCAGGACACCTTACGATGtagagatacagacagacatacagtagacatAATGCAGACATAAAGATATTGTGTACCTACCTCAGGTGGCACCTGTTGAAAGACCAAAATGAACAATTAGAAAATCAACAGAGATCTCAAACACtttgtaaaaataaaactgTCATGTACAGCACAAGAGTTGTGTCAAGAAAAACATCAACGCACACTGAAAATTGAGAAGCCAATATTGAAGTTGGAGTCAAGGTGTCTGTTCCTTTTGTCAGACTTCTGCATGAGGGACACGAGTAGGTTCTTGTCGTTGTCATTAGCACATTCTTCTAACTTGATGTGATACTGAGGGTTTGTCCAAAAACTCCCTGAGAGACCATTAGAAAACACTTAGAATGCATACTATCCTGTTAAATTCAATGTGCTTATGTAAATAGAATGCACCTGTGTGATTCAGGCAACCACCAGCAGTGGTCCCGGTGACCCATCGTCCCCCGTGAAACTTGTATGTCCATTGACAATCTGTGGATGCATTGAGGAAACCAAGGCTCGTGGAGCAGATGTCCATGTCAGAATAGCTCTTGCAGAAATCCTCCATTGACATCCTGAAGAGGAAAATGAACAAGAATCTTGTGTAACAGTATAATACAACTCAACATGGCAGAGTAATGGAGAAGGAACTTGATTTTGATACCAAAATTCCCCATCGTCACGGATGGAGAGGCAAGCTGTACGGTCCTCTGGACTGACAGTTTGCCATTTGGATGACctgcaaataaaaaataataatacagtaAAAAAATACAGTAGATCAAAAATGTGTACTATGGTACCCCAGAGGTGTCATTGctaattatttttttgtgtatatccagaaaatgtgcgctaattttactaaattgtgtcctcattttactaaatcgtgctctcattttactagattgtgctctcaatttagtagattttgctctcaatttagtacattgtgcacacattttactaaactgtgcgcacgttttactaaatagtgtgcTTATTGTACTAAATAgagcgctcattttactaaattgtgctctcttTGTAAAATTAACCCACTatgatttagtaaattgtgtgcacattcTCTCACTatacaaaaatatcttgcaatgacacctcccggGCTCCGTAATGTTCAGCTGACAATTTGAAAAATTATTGATTTACAAATACCAGTGGAAGTGATGGGACTAATGACTATCCAAGAGAATGAAAAATTGTTGCTATTGTTGTTATTGTAggtgtattgttgttgttgttgaaatatATGCAACTGATATGAAGTACAGGCAACCTAGATGCATAATATGCGTAATGCTGCTTAGAATAACCACAATTTGTTGTCATTAAACAAGAAGACATACTTATCACTCCAGTCACCCTTCCACTCCCCTTGGCCCCAGGGGTTGAACAACCTAATCAGTCTAACAGGGCAATTATTACTCATGACCTACAAGGAATAAACAAATGCAGAGAACCAGATTGCTTCATGTTCACAAATACAATATGCATTTATAAAtactcacacagacaaataaatatgcatacacttacacacacgcacactcatacacaaactaACATTAGTACCTGCGTAATTCCTGTAATTGCGTAGGCATGGCCCTCCACAATCCCATTAGGCAAAATATTTTCCTGACTGACCCCTGCTGGAGTGCCACAGCCCATGAGGGATTTGGACCGGGCAGCTCTGAACATGATGTCCCAGAGGTCAGTGGGGGCTTCGTTCAGCTTGAATGTCATGTGAATGCCGCCTGTGAAGTCCATCAGGGCCTCAGACACGCTGCCAGCGTTCATGTTAGCATAGGAGCCACAAACCCTACAGGAGGGACAAATGCAAAGGACACATGGCTTTAATGGACGCTCTTAAACACAACAACGAGCATCGTAAAGGCAGATAGACCACATACTTGGCATAGGCCTTCTCCATCAGCGCAGCCCAAAACTCATTGGGGGTTTGTGAGTCCACAAATATCAGTCTCCCATCAATTGTTGGAAGCTTGTCATCAATCACCACATCAACCCACTTCCCAAATCTCCAGAACTGAGAGAGAATAAAACTTCAAAAATAATgctacacagaaacacataaagACACTCTTTAATAACTGACAAAGTCACAAAATGGGTCTAGCAAAGTTTTTACAGTATGTATAATTGTCTGTATTATACAGCACTGTGTATATTTCAGTCTACTGTATTTTACAGTGCTGTAATatgtctgtgtaatgctttattCAGCATTATACTGGGAAGTATTTTGTTATGACCCTTATATGTGATAGAGACATACAGTATCCTTTCTACCCTAAAGTGGAAAATTCCTGCATAGTCCTTTTGGAAAGATTGTTCCTGTGGTATAATATGTTTCTTAATGTCATCT
It encodes:
- the LOC121693290 gene encoding calpain-8-like — protein: MPPPGVCLNILNERHEKEGRGSVSNPDKFLDQDFKKLHQYCLMNEFRFIDGMFPPECSSIGDGLLHQNELARIVWQRPRIMVKDPRFILGGVSRFDFRQGRLGNCWFLASIGALTFQDDIKKHIIPQEQSFQKDYAGIFHFRFWRFGKWVDVVIDDKLPTIDGRLIFVDSQTPNEFWAALMEKAYAKVCGSYANMNAGSVSEALMDFTGGIHMTFKLNEAPTDLWDIMFRAARSKSLMGCGTPAGVSQENILPNGIVEGHAYAITGITQVMSNNCPVRLIRLFNPWGQGEWKGDWSDKSSKWQTVSPEDRTACLSIRDDGEFWMSMEDFCKSYSDMDICSTSLGFLNASTDCQWTYKFHGGRWVTGTTAGGCLNHTGSFWTNPQYHIKLEECANDNDKNLLVSLMQKSDKRNRHLDSNFNIGFSIFSVPPEYKGRVGKFPAEFFMRKPEASSKSFLNAREVMEFFRLDPGEYIIVPSTFNPNETASFILSTFSKTDSHLDEKSIDSWTITKPSPTDKLNDNNSKVTLFQKYTDQYEEVDAEQLQRLLNENLLQGNSSGFGLDTCRSMVALMDLSVTGHLNRHEFLRLWDRVATYREIFYRTDISRTGDLSLSELRNAMIAAGMQISDSMLNLMALRYGSKGNLTLESFVSLMLRLECMSKVFEKLSDGKGIYLQAHEWMHLSMYS